The following are from one region of the Phycisphaerae bacterium genome:
- a CDS encoding metallophosphoesterase — protein sequence MLRSPESRCPLYRLSLTIAGCLLLGILVSPTTAANETPLWSIAWISDTQTPACEWVTALCEKVKADRPSMVIHTGDVRFEWANQCAWKDVLNLLRISSPPIEFHLAPGNHDLTNEVLKNHLRRAATRGIYLLDTGATAEGQGYYHSRFTTEISGPSWPIWNPEVAVHPAWQPDAPQAPYRYVFKRGGIRFIVCDCYYTDEQRDWVRDLITQPDDSSVTIILQHKHEVDQLAKYVEGLDGKHNVKLMLSGDHHNYCYEQRHGVTFITSAGMAEGANRDSDAFTLRVYKDRLKLDRYLLPKGKPVTAIEGPTTVWECEGRFSEYRRPEYPVAIVASQPAPAASEAAVPTPTLAPNLLFNGNFDNHIWYERYRGWSPSGWYQWFTCGGHAPEHAVGNDIPHSGKEYVRIHMWAHAWRGGVLQNVRGVEPCHWYRLTAYGWFAKTVENPDPKARIGLDPLGKLREQYGVNVTSHPAPAYNECVGDDPKTAGPDWPDIPESTVWSDYHDYDKWGFFEVMAEARSDVVTAILYCDPRQRTANEPIYEMNWDTVALREIPWPTRRLAPENADIPVEQSIKNMILTIQRKLGTAQLTWDTPVPCGASQVLYRFLDSEAVNHLPDGGSPKRIRVDQFPFETPVAYERSEKCHGMEIGPLTIPDEAEELQAVALSRAVINGECRTLCSPLARFKLR from the coding sequence ATGCTTCGTTCGCCTGAGTCGCGCTGCCCTCTCTATCGCCTGTCCCTGACGATCGCAGGCTGCCTGCTGCTGGGAATCCTGGTTTCTCCGACAACGGCGGCCAACGAAACCCCGCTGTGGAGCATCGCCTGGATCAGCGACACGCAGACGCCGGCATGCGAGTGGGTCACAGCTCTGTGCGAGAAGGTCAAGGCCGATCGTCCGAGCATGGTCATTCATACCGGCGACGTTCGGTTCGAGTGGGCCAACCAGTGCGCATGGAAGGATGTACTCAACCTGCTGCGCATCTCCTCGCCGCCCATCGAGTTTCATCTCGCCCCCGGCAATCACGATCTGACCAACGAGGTCCTCAAGAATCATCTTCGACGAGCTGCTACGCGCGGAATCTATCTGCTGGACACCGGCGCGACGGCCGAGGGACAGGGCTACTACCACAGCCGGTTCACGACCGAGATCTCCGGTCCGTCGTGGCCGATCTGGAACCCGGAGGTGGCCGTTCACCCGGCTTGGCAGCCGGACGCCCCCCAAGCCCCTTATCGCTACGTCTTCAAACGCGGCGGCATCCGCTTCATCGTCTGCGACTGCTACTACACCGATGAGCAGCGAGATTGGGTCCGTGACCTCATCACGCAACCGGACGACAGCTCGGTCACCATCATCCTTCAGCACAAACATGAGGTGGACCAGTTGGCCAAATACGTGGAAGGCCTCGACGGCAAGCATAACGTCAAGCTCATGCTTTCCGGCGACCACCACAACTACTGCTACGAGCAGCGCCACGGCGTGACCTTCATCACCTCTGCAGGCATGGCCGAAGGGGCGAATAGAGACTCCGATGCGTTCACGCTGCGGGTATACAAGGATCGCCTCAAACTCGACCGGTATTTGCTGCCCAAGGGCAAACCGGTCACGGCGATCGAAGGCCCGACAACGGTGTGGGAATGCGAGGGCCGTTTCTCGGAGTATCGCCGGCCGGAGTACCCCGTGGCGATTGTCGCCTCCCAACCCGCGCCAGCCGCCAGCGAGGCGGCGGTGCCGACGCCCACACTGGCCCCGAACCTGCTGTTCAACGGCAACTTCGACAACCACATCTGGTACGAGCGCTACCGGGGCTGGTCGCCGAGCGGCTGGTATCAGTGGTTCACCTGCGGCGGACATGCCCCCGAGCACGCAGTGGGCAACGATATTCCACACTCAGGCAAGGAATACGTCCGCATTCACATGTGGGCGCATGCCTGGCGCGGCGGCGTGCTCCAGAATGTCCGCGGGGTCGAGCCGTGCCACTGGTATCGCCTCACCGCCTATGGCTGGTTCGCCAAAACGGTCGAGAATCCTGATCCCAAGGCACGCATCGGCTTGGACCCGCTCGGCAAGCTCCGAGAACAGTACGGTGTCAACGTGACCAGCCATCCCGCACCGGCGTATAACGAGTGCGTCGGAGACGATCCCAAGACGGCCGGTCCCGACTGGCCGGACATACCCGAAAGCACCGTTTGGTCCGACTACCACGATTACGACAAGTGGGGCTTCTTCGAGGTCATGGCTGAGGCGAGGTCCGACGTCGTCACCGCCATCCTCTATTGCGACCCCCGTCAGCGAACGGCCAACGAGCCCATCTACGAGATGAACTGGGATACGGTGGCGCTAAGGGAAATACCATGGCCCACCCGGCGGCTCGCGCCGGAGAACGCCGACATACCCGTCGAGCAAAGCATCAAGAACATGATCCTTACCATCCAGCGGAAACTGGGCACCGCCCAGTTAACCTGGGACACCCCCGTGCCGTGCGGTGCATCGCAAGTGCTGTATCGGTTTCTGGATTCTGAGGCTGTCAATCATCTGCCGGACGGCGGGTCTCCGAAAAGAATCCGCGTCGACCAATTCCCCTTTGAGACACCGGTCGCCTACGAGCGGTCGGAAAAGTGCCATGGGATGGAAATCGGTCCGTTGACGATACCCGATGAAGCCGAGGAACTGCAGGCCGTCGCCCTCTCGCGGGCGGT
- a CDS encoding FAD-linked oxidase C-terminal domain-containing protein, with product MIDSVQERLSRSTDCEIRFDHLARLLYATDASIYQIMPLGVAFPKSAAQAASLMRAAADAGVSVIPRGAGTGLAGATVGEGLIIDFSRYNRRITEFDRDKCVVRVQPGVVLDQLNAFLKPHGLWFGPDVATSARATLGGMIANNSSGAHAPVYGTTDDHVLGLEIVLADGTLATIGVAGDGLPEHREAVDQIINRCARQIEERFPPVLCKRWPGYGLDRYLRDKGNLTHLISASEGTLALITSAVLKVVPIPGRKRMGLVFFDSVEEALAATVELVDLKPAAIEHIDRLLFDQTKGQLAFKTARALMRLDEDPCEAILYVEFFGEDGDKLYELERRRLGRRTLICKDAVEQELVVSIRKQGLSLLSASKGPAKTIPGIEDACVVPARLPDYVQGMRKIFDGLGLRGSFYGHAASGLLHIRARIDLHKAEDIAKYRKMAEEVSDLVREFGGSLAAEHGVGFARAEFMPDQLGPDLMQATQDIKKLFDPQNLLNPGKIIPDGLHRIDTHLRYGAGHRIELPFETAFGFIERDESFIGNLEQCNGCGLCRKDAPTMCPTFLATGDELMVTRGRANIIRAALEHRTQNRDPLDSPELEAALSNCLSCKACKTECPANVDLALLKAEMNHARQQRDGIPLVDRLISNAELLGRINAGLLAPVTNTILRMRLVRWLMEKTLGFAADRTMPPYTRHRFDKWFARRPNKRKGVRGKVVLWDDCWVRYNEPNIGRAAVKVLETAGFDVVLPDGRKCCGRPACSRGVLNMVKDLAHHNIDLFRTRGGTEPIIFLEPSCYTMLIDEYRQLRIPGADQVAARCVLFEQFVFELLQRRPDAIPFKDAGLKIAIHGHCHAKALTDVTIMPKLAEKIPGASARLLDTGCCGMAGAFGMLKNKQELSRKVAQDLLEKINATEPGTTLVASGTSCRHQINHFTDRHPLHMAEVLASAI from the coding sequence ATGATTGATTCAGTTCAAGAAAGACTCAGCCGGTCAACGGATTGCGAAATTCGATTTGACCATTTAGCCCGTCTGCTTTATGCGACTGATGCTTCGATTTATCAGATCATGCCCCTGGGTGTGGCCTTCCCCAAATCCGCGGCCCAGGCCGCGAGTCTGATGCGGGCCGCCGCTGACGCGGGCGTCTCCGTCATTCCTCGCGGAGCCGGTACGGGCTTGGCTGGTGCAACCGTCGGCGAGGGGCTGATCATCGATTTCTCCCGCTACAACCGGCGCATTACCGAATTCGACCGCGACAAGTGCGTCGTCCGAGTCCAACCCGGCGTGGTACTCGATCAACTCAATGCGTTCCTCAAGCCGCACGGACTCTGGTTCGGACCCGACGTCGCGACCAGCGCTCGCGCGACGCTCGGCGGGATGATCGCCAACAACTCCTCCGGCGCCCACGCCCCGGTCTATGGAACGACCGACGATCACGTGCTCGGTCTTGAAATCGTCCTGGCCGACGGAACCCTGGCGACAATCGGCGTCGCCGGCGACGGCCTCCCCGAGCACCGCGAGGCAGTCGATCAAATCATCAATCGCTGCGCCAGGCAAATCGAGGAACGCTTCCCGCCGGTGTTGTGCAAGCGATGGCCGGGCTACGGTCTCGACCGCTACCTGCGCGACAAGGGCAACCTGACACATCTGATCAGTGCCAGCGAAGGCACGCTCGCCCTGATCACCTCCGCGGTGCTCAAGGTCGTGCCGATCCCCGGCCGCAAGCGGATGGGCTTGGTTTTCTTCGACTCGGTGGAAGAGGCCCTGGCCGCGACAGTGGAACTGGTCGACCTGAAACCGGCAGCCATCGAGCACATCGACCGTCTCCTGTTCGACCAGACCAAAGGGCAATTGGCCTTTAAGACCGCCCGCGCACTCATGCGGCTGGATGAAGACCCCTGCGAGGCGATTCTATACGTCGAATTCTTCGGCGAGGACGGCGACAAGCTCTACGAACTGGAAAGACGCAGGCTCGGCCGGCGCACGCTGATCTGCAAGGACGCGGTTGAGCAGGAGCTGGTCGTTTCGATCCGCAAACAGGGACTCTCGCTGCTGAGCGCCTCCAAGGGCCCCGCCAAAACGATCCCCGGAATCGAAGACGCATGCGTGGTACCGGCCAGGCTGCCGGATTACGTCCAGGGAATGCGAAAGATCTTCGACGGACTCGGCCTCCGCGGATCGTTCTATGGCCATGCGGCATCCGGCCTGCTGCACATTCGCGCCAGGATTGACCTGCATAAGGCCGAGGATATCGCCAAGTATCGAAAGATGGCCGAGGAGGTCTCAGATCTGGTTCGCGAGTTTGGCGGCTCGCTGGCGGCCGAGCACGGGGTCGGCTTTGCCAGGGCCGAGTTCATGCCCGACCAGCTTGGGCCGGACCTCATGCAGGCCACGCAGGACATCAAAAAACTGTTCGACCCGCAAAACCTCCTGAACCCCGGCAAGATCATCCCGGACGGCCTTCACAGGATCGATACGCACCTGCGATACGGGGCCGGACATCGGATCGAACTGCCGTTTGAGACGGCGTTCGGTTTCATCGAACGGGATGAGTCCTTCATCGGAAACCTCGAACAGTGCAACGGCTGCGGGCTCTGTCGCAAGGATGCTCCGACGATGTGCCCGACGTTTCTGGCCACCGGCGACGAGTTGATGGTCACCCGCGGCAGGGCAAATATCATCCGGGCGGCTCTCGAACATCGCACCCAAAACCGCGATCCGCTGGACTCGCCGGAGCTGGAGGCGGCACTGAGCAATTGCCTCTCGTGCAAGGCCTGCAAGACCGAGTGCCCGGCCAACGTGGACCTTGCTCTGCTCAAGGCGGAGATGAATCACGCCCGCCAGCAGCGAGACGGCATTCCTCTGGTCGATCGCCTGATCTCCAACGCCGAACTCCTGGGGCGTATCAACGCCGGGCTGCTTGCCCCGGTTACCAATACGATCCTGCGAATGCGGCTCGTCCGATGGCTGATGGAAAAGACTCTCGGCTTCGCTGCCGACCGCACCATGCCGCCGTACACGCGACATCGGTTCGACAAGTGGTTCGCCCGACGCCCCAACAAGCGCAAGGGCGTTCGAGGCAAGGTCGTCTTGTGGGACGACTGCTGGGTGCGCTATAACGAACCCAACATCGGCCGGGCCGCCGTCAAGGTGCTCGAAACGGCCGGGTTCGACGTCGTTTTGCCCGACGGCCGCAAGTGCTGCGGACGCCCGGCGTGCAGCCGGGGCGTGCTCAACATGGTCAAGGACCTGGCTCACCACAACATCGATCTGTTCAGGACACGCGGCGGCACCGAACCGATCATCTTTTTAGAACCCTCGTGCTACACCATGTTGATCGACGAGTACCGCCAGTTGAGGATCCCCGGCGCCGACCAAGTGGCCGCACGCTGCGTGCTCTTCGAGCAGTTCGTGTTCGAGCTGCTGCAACGCCGGCCCGACGCCATTCCGTTCAAGGACGCGGGGCTCAAGATCGCCATTCACGGTCACTGCCACGCCAAGGCCCTGACCGACGTGACCATCATGCCGAAGCTCGCGGAAAAAATCCCCGGCGCCAGCGCCCGCTTGCTCGACACCGGCTGCTGCGGCATGGCCGGGGCCTTCGGAATGCTCAAGAACAAACAGGAACTCTCCCGCAAGGTCGCCCAAGACCTGCTGGAAAAGATCAACGCCACGGAACCCGGCACGACGCTCGTAGCCTCGGGCACCAGTTGCCGCCATCAGATCAACCACTTCACCGACCGTCACCCGTTGCACATGGCCGAGGTGCTGGCAAGCGCCATCTGA
- the rpsG gene encoding 30S ribosomal protein S7, which produces MAFKKWTASARQLRPDPRFNSKLVSKFINCLMYDGKKAVATRVFYDAMDIVAKRVKDHSPMEVFETAINNVKPSIEVRSKRVGGSNYQVPRPVNRKRQQSLAIRWLLEATRGRKGKPTCEGLAAELIDAFKGEGTAITTRENVHRMAEANKAFSHFAW; this is translated from the coding sequence ATGGCGTTCAAGAAGTGGACGGCTTCGGCCCGGCAACTGCGGCCGGATCCTCGGTTTAACAGCAAGCTGGTCAGCAAGTTCATCAACTGCCTGATGTACGATGGCAAGAAGGCCGTGGCGACCCGAGTATTCTATGATGCCATGGACATCGTTGCCAAGCGGGTGAAGGATCACAGCCCGATGGAGGTATTCGAGACCGCCATCAACAACGTGAAGCCCAGCATTGAAGTTCGCAGTAAGCGCGTTGGCGGCTCGAACTACCAGGTGCCCCGGCCCGTCAACCGCAAGCGTCAGCAGTCGCTGGCCATCCGCTGGCTGCTGGAGGCCACCCGCGGCCGAAAGGGCAAGCCCACCTGCGAGGGGCTGGCCGCCGAGCTGATCGACGCCTTCAAGGGCGAGGGCACGGCGATCACGACCCGCGAGAACGTGCATCGCATGGCCGAGGCGAACAAGGCTTTCTCGCATTTTGCCTGGTAA
- the aspS gene encoding aspartate--tRNA ligase: MAIAYNKRTCDCGTLRASDVGKSVILAGWVNNYRDHGDNLVFIDLRDRGGLTQCRFNVDTDPDATKLARSLRKEDVIVVRGEVISRGQNVNPKLPTGEIEVSVHEVQVLNKSLTPPFEVADHVEANEDLRLKYRFLDLRRGPMQKGIITRHKVLQAFRQFYYHEGFLDIETPILTKSTPEGARDYLVPSRVWPGQFYALPQSPQLFKQLLMISGFDRYMQIARCFRDEDLRADRQPEFTQVDLEMAFVDVDNVLDVVERSLSYVWKQVIGVDVPTPFRRMRYDDAMRDYGSDKPDLRYDLKLIDVSEVARKTEFKVFTDAIARGGVVKTICLPGGAEMTRKETDGLTAEIQGIGAGGLPLCKVVAGASGKLELQTGAAKFFPGELGDEVIRATGAGNGDMIFFAAGRFADVCKYLNWLRTTLAERRKMIPKDRWEFLWIVDMPAFEWSEDERRWVFMHHPFTMPHDEDLPILESNPGAVRAKCYDIVLNGVELGSGSIRIHDRGVQSRIFRMLGLSDEEAMTKFTHLLTALQYGAPPHGGLALGLDRIAMLLAGAASIRDVTAFPKTQKAFCPLTECPSEVDPKQLDELGIDLNAATKAKKKGK, translated from the coding sequence GTGGCGATTGCGTACAACAAGCGTACTTGTGACTGCGGCACCTTGCGTGCTTCTGACGTAGGAAAATCCGTTATTCTTGCCGGTTGGGTCAACAACTACCGCGACCACGGTGACAACCTGGTGTTCATCGACCTGCGGGACCGCGGTGGTCTGACCCAATGCCGATTCAACGTGGACACTGACCCTGACGCCACCAAGCTGGCCCGCAGCTTGCGCAAGGAAGACGTGATCGTGGTCCGCGGCGAGGTCATCAGCCGCGGCCAGAATGTCAACCCCAAGCTGCCGACGGGCGAGATCGAGGTCAGCGTTCACGAGGTGCAAGTGCTGAACAAGTCGCTGACCCCGCCGTTCGAAGTTGCCGATCACGTGGAGGCCAACGAGGACCTGCGACTGAAGTACCGATTTCTGGACCTTCGTCGCGGCCCGATGCAAAAGGGCATCATTACCCGCCACAAGGTCCTGCAGGCCTTTCGGCAGTTCTATTACCATGAGGGATTCCTGGACATCGAGACCCCGATTCTGACCAAATCCACGCCCGAAGGGGCCCGGGATTACCTCGTGCCGTCTCGTGTCTGGCCGGGACAGTTCTACGCTCTGCCGCAATCGCCGCAGCTTTTCAAGCAGCTTCTGATGATCAGCGGCTTCGATCGTTACATGCAGATTGCCCGTTGTTTTCGCGACGAGGATCTTCGCGCCGACCGCCAGCCGGAATTCACGCAGGTTGACCTGGAGATGGCGTTTGTCGACGTGGACAACGTGCTCGACGTGGTGGAGCGATCGTTGTCATACGTCTGGAAACAGGTGATCGGCGTCGACGTGCCGACGCCGTTCCGGCGGATGCGTTACGACGATGCCATGCGTGACTACGGCAGCGACAAGCCGGATCTCCGTTACGATTTGAAGCTGATCGACGTTAGCGAGGTGGCCAGGAAGACCGAGTTCAAGGTGTTCACCGACGCGATTGCCAGAGGCGGGGTGGTCAAAACCATTTGCCTGCCCGGCGGGGCGGAGATGACCCGAAAGGAGACGGATGGTCTTACCGCCGAGATCCAGGGTATCGGAGCCGGCGGCCTGCCGTTGTGCAAGGTGGTGGCCGGGGCAAGCGGCAAACTCGAGCTACAGACGGGTGCGGCCAAGTTTTTCCCTGGCGAGTTGGGCGACGAGGTGATCCGGGCGACCGGGGCCGGTAACGGGGACATGATCTTCTTTGCGGCCGGCAGGTTTGCCGACGTGTGCAAGTATCTCAACTGGTTGCGGACCACGCTGGCCGAGCGACGAAAGATGATTCCCAAGGACCGCTGGGAATTTCTCTGGATTGTCGACATGCCCGCGTTTGAGTGGTCGGAAGATGAGAGGCGGTGGGTCTTCATGCACCACCCGTTCACCATGCCGCACGATGAGGATCTGCCGATCCTGGAGAGCAACCCCGGGGCGGTGCGAGCGAAGTGTTACGACATTGTGCTCAACGGCGTCGAGCTCGGCAGCGGTTCGATTCGTATCCACGACCGCGGGGTTCAGAGTCGCATCTTCCGCATGCTGGGCCTCAGCGATGAGGAAGCGATGACGAAGTTCACGCACCTGCTGACCGCCCTGCAGTATGGGGCCCCGCCCCACGGTGGTTTGGCCTTGGGTCTGGATCGCATAGCGATGCTTCTGGCCGGCGCAGCGAGCATCCGCGACGTGACGGCGTTCCCGAAAACGCAGAAGGCTTTCTGCCCGCTTACCGAGTGCCCGAGCGAGGTCGATCCCAAGCAGCTTGACGAGCTGGGCATCGACCTGAACGCGGCGACGAAGGCGAAGAAGAAGGGGAAGTGA
- a CDS encoding endonuclease/exonuclease/phosphatase family protein, which yields MPASTLASGFAAPDEWRVTVATLNVYFENRSPEPAVKAIRESKADAVFLQETTSKIEQLLRKELKDLYPYTVFKGGGGRIPTDRFGVLARSPIEKTRFLPPRSGLFGTLVAQTVMDGRRLQLVNVHLKPLQLQPNARPAQHLQAFKALDKAHTAELGFILKSIDPKLPTIIAGDFNSIPPSSGPRLLAEKGYVDAFKLPSTNPAENEEGSGTPTWQIDTELGPIRLRIDYIFCSKDLTAVTGKVIPDTGSDHRLVVAEIGLPKGDASTQPATTAGP from the coding sequence ATGCCCGCGTCGACACTGGCCAGTGGGTTTGCGGCGCCCGACGAGTGGCGGGTCACTGTCGCCACGCTCAATGTCTACTTCGAGAACCGGTCGCCCGAACCGGCCGTTAAGGCCATTCGCGAGTCGAAGGCGGATGCCGTGTTTCTTCAGGAGACCACGAGCAAGATCGAGCAGCTCTTGCGCAAGGAGTTGAAGGACCTCTATCCCTACACCGTTTTCAAGGGCGGCGGCGGTAGGATTCCCACGGATCGTTTCGGCGTCCTGGCCCGATCTCCGATCGAGAAGACCCGGTTCCTGCCCCCGCGGTCCGGGCTTTTCGGAACGCTTGTCGCTCAAACCGTAATGGACGGCCGGCGGCTGCAACTGGTCAATGTGCACCTCAAGCCGCTGCAGTTGCAGCCGAACGCCCGCCCGGCACAGCATCTCCAGGCTTTCAAGGCGCTCGACAAGGCCCACACGGCGGAACTGGGCTTCATCCTCAAGAGCATCGACCCGAAGCTGCCCACGATCATCGCCGGCGACTTCAACAGCATTCCGCCATCGTCCGGGCCGCGCCTGCTGGCGGAGAAGGGCTATGTTGACGCATTCAAGCTGCCATCCACCAATCCCGCGGAGAACGAGGAGGGCAGCGGAACGCCCACTTGGCAGATCGACACCGAACTGGGACCGATCCGATTGCGCATCGACTACATCTTCTGTTCAAAGGATCTGACGGCCGTGACCGGCAAGGTCATACCCGACACCGGCTCCGACCATCGTTTGGTCGTTGCGGAGATCGGCTTGCCGAAAGGCGATGCCTCGACCCAGCCGGCCACGACTGCGGGCCCTTGA
- a CDS encoding L-rhamnose/proton symporter RhaT, protein METNPALGVMIFALGGLAGAVFYLPFKKVRNWAWESYWMIYAIAGLIVVPWVLALSTSPNVVAVLRQSPGTVLASCFGYGALWGLGGFTWGLMIRYLGVGLGLAIGCGLCSATGTLIPPIIHGDPQKLYDSTSAVVSLIGVVVSLLGIILVGMAGMSKESELPEEEKKKAVAEYNFRKGIIIAIFSGLASSGMSFGLQGGQITEYKARFGSQTQLVKSEDSVVPPADLVGAAGIFYDKDAKTWVAPRAPEGESTTSQTWRGMPILVVVLAGGFAVNFLYCLYLNLKNKTLGDYAKKDTPLVGNLFFAGLAGAIWCCQFICFKTGEPAMGPRAYIGWAVLMASAILFSTLLGILLGEWRGTSKRTRTCLAAGLALLIVSSVIAGISGYLKTA, encoded by the coding sequence ATGGAAACCAACCCCGCCTTAGGCGTGATGATCTTCGCCCTCGGCGGTCTGGCCGGGGCGGTCTTCTATCTGCCTTTCAAGAAGGTCAGGAACTGGGCGTGGGAAAGCTACTGGATGATCTACGCGATCGCCGGCCTGATCGTCGTGCCCTGGGTGCTGGCCCTTTCAACCTCGCCGAACGTGGTGGCCGTGTTGCGGCAGTCTCCGGGAACGGTTCTGGCATCCTGTTTCGGCTACGGGGCCTTGTGGGGTCTCGGCGGCTTCACCTGGGGGCTGATGATCCGTTACCTCGGCGTGGGCCTTGGCCTGGCGATCGGTTGCGGACTGTGCTCGGCGACCGGTACGCTCATCCCACCCATCATTCATGGCGATCCGCAGAAACTGTATGACTCGACATCCGCCGTAGTCTCGCTCATCGGGGTGGTCGTATCCCTGCTTGGAATCATCCTCGTCGGAATGGCGGGCATGTCCAAGGAGAGTGAACTGCCGGAGGAAGAGAAGAAGAAGGCCGTCGCCGAGTACAACTTCAGGAAGGGTATCATTATTGCGATCTTCTCAGGCCTCGCGAGTTCGGGCATGAGCTTCGGCCTCCAGGGAGGTCAGATCACGGAGTACAAGGCCCGGTTCGGTTCACAGACGCAGTTGGTCAAATCGGAAGACTCGGTTGTTCCTCCCGCGGATTTGGTCGGCGCGGCAGGCATATTCTACGACAAGGATGCCAAAACCTGGGTCGCTCCCCGTGCCCCTGAGGGCGAATCCACCACTTCCCAAACCTGGCGCGGCATGCCGATCCTGGTCGTTGTTCTGGCCGGCGGATTCGCAGTCAACTTCCTGTATTGCCTCTACCTGAATCTCAAGAACAAGACCTTGGGTGACTACGCCAAGAAGGACACGCCCTTGGTCGGCAACCTGTTCTTTGCCGGTCTGGCCGGGGCGATCTGGTGCTGTCAGTTCATCTGCTTTAAGACCGGCGAGCCGGCAATGGGCCCGAGGGCATACATCGGCTGGGCGGTCCTCATGGCCAGTGCGATTCTCTTCAGTACCCTGCTGGGCATTCTCCTGGGAGAATGGAGGGGGACGAGCAAGCGGACCCGCACGTGCCTGGCGGCAGGCCTGGCTTTGCTGATCGTCTCATCGGTCATCGCCGGTATTAGCGGCTACCTCAAGACGGCCTGA
- a CDS encoding L-rhamnose isomerase gives MSKTKSVEKAYQLAKERYAEIGVNTDRAIAALKKIPISLHCWQGDDVGGFESTAGLTGGGIQATGNYPGKARTADELRADLDVVYSMLPGKHRLNLHAIYLEAGKKVDRDEIRPEHFANWVAWAKGKLHGLDFNPTYFSHPKAADGFTLSHPDADIRKFWIRHGIACRKIGESFGKQLGTPCVTNVWIPDGYKDITVDKKAPRERLVKSLDAIFAEKINPKYHLDAVEGKLFGIGAESYTVGSHEFYLAYAVSRGVLLTLDAGHFHPTEVISAKLSAVLCFTKELLLHVSRPVRWDSDHVVILDDELFAIAQEIVRNDYANRIHIGLDYFDASINRVAAWVIGARNMIKALLAALLEPTDRLRKYERDGDFTSRLALLEEHKTLPLGAVWDFYCLQAGVPVGAEWLAKVKDYETKVLSKR, from the coding sequence ATGAGCAAAACAAAATCTGTCGAGAAAGCCTACCAGCTTGCCAAGGAACGTTATGCCGAGATCGGAGTGAACACCGATCGGGCGATTGCCGCGTTGAAGAAGATCCCCATCTCGCTGCACTGCTGGCAGGGTGACGACGTCGGCGGCTTCGAAAGCACGGCCGGCCTGACCGGCGGCGGCATTCAGGCCACCGGCAACTATCCCGGCAAGGCCCGCACCGCCGACGAACTGCGAGCCGATCTCGACGTGGTCTACAGCATGCTCCCCGGCAAGCACCGCCTTAACCTCCACGCGATCTACCTCGAGGCCGGCAAGAAGGTCGATCGCGACGAGATCCGGCCCGAGCACTTTGCCAACTGGGTGGCCTGGGCCAAGGGCAAGCTGCACGGATTGGATTTCAACCCGACATACTTCTCACACCCCAAGGCCGCTGACGGTTTCACGCTCTCGCATCCGGACGCCGACATCCGCAAGTTCTGGATCCGGCACGGCATCGCCTGCCGGAAAATCGGCGAATCCTTCGGCAAGCAACTCGGCACGCCCTGCGTGACCAACGTTTGGATTCCCGACGGCTACAAGGATATCACCGTCGACAAGAAGGCGCCGCGCGAGCGACTGGTCAAATCGCTCGACGCCATCTTCGCCGAGAAGATCAACCCGAAGTACCACTTGGACGCCGTCGAGGGCAAGCTGTTTGGCATCGGCGCGGAAAGCTACACCGTCGGCTCTCACGAGTTCTACCTGGCATACGCCGTTTCCCGCGGCGTGTTGCTCACGCTCGACGCGGGCCACTTCCATCCAACGGAGGTAATCTCAGCCAAGCTGTCAGCCGTCCTGTGCTTTACCAAGGAACTCCTCCTGCACGTCAGCCGGCCCGTGCGATGGGACAGCGATCACGTAGTGATCCTCGATGACGAGTTGTTCGCCATCGCTCAGGAGATCGTCCGCAACGACTACGCCAACAGGATCCACATCGGCCTCGACTATTTCGACGCGAGCATCAATCGCGTGGCCGCCTGGGTCATCGGTGCACGAAACATGATCAAGGCCTTGCTGGCCGCCCTGTTGGAGCCCACCGACCGACTGCGCAAGTACGAGCGGGACGGCGACTTCACCTCCCGCCTGGCCTTGCTCGAAGAGCACAAGACCCTGCCGTTGGGAGCCGTCTGGGACTTCTACTGCTTGCAGGCAGGCGTGCCCGTCGGGGCCGAGTGGCTGGCCAAGGTCAAGGACTACGAGACCAAGGTACTCAGCAAGCGATAG